Below is a window of Niabella agricola DNA.
ATTCCTGCCTGTGCTACCGGGAATGCGGATGTGCGTACCTGGACGCGCACCAACTGTAACGGGCAGCGCTGGGCATTAACCTACCAGGGAAACGGATTTTACAAGATCATCTCGCAACAGCCCAATCATAAATCACTGGACCTGGATGCCTGCAAACTGGCCGTGGGAACTAATATACAGGTTTGGGACCAGCTCAACAATGACTGCCAGCTCTGGCGGATCGAAGATGCCGGCAACGGTTGGTATCGTATAGTAGCAAAAGCCAGCGGCAACGTCATGGACCTGGCCAACGGAGATCCCACGCCGGGTGCCGATATCAGATCCTGGTCGTGGAATGGAAGCGATGCCCAGCTTTTCCGGTTTGAAGCGGCACCCTGACGCCTGTTAATAACGCGATTGTTTAAATGCAGCATCCATTGCGGCAGCTTCCGGAATAGTCAGGTCCTGCTGCGCTATAACGATCCGATAGGTAAATGTTTGCGACCGGCCCGGTTGCAATACCAGGTTTAAGGAGTCGCGTCCATTACTAAATACGGCCCTGCCCAGCGGATTAAGCGCAAACAAACCGTAACCACGCGCATGCCAGTAAGTAGGATAGCCGGTATTGGAGGGATGGTCAAACATGGCAATGGTAACAGATGCCCCGTCTTTTTTTCCTTTGAGCATCGCCCAGGTTCCCTGGCTGCTCCATACGGCATCCCCGGTTTTTCCATTGGAGGCATAATACATACCTGTAGGTACCCCTGTGCCCGGAGCAGGCACCGTTGTTATGTTCCCTTTATCATCTGTAAATGATTTTGAGGTTGCGGAAGGCATTTCCAGTTCTTTGGCAAGCCTGATGGCGAAGAAACCATCCTTTACATCTTTAAATACAACCGGGTTCCTGAGTGCGGTTAGCGTGGTCTTACGGGTAATATAAAACCGGTTGTCCTTTATTTCAAAGAAATAGGTTGTATGCTCATTCAGAAATGTTTCCTGCGCCTGATTGACCCAGGTTGCTGTAACCCCCAGTGTTGCCTTACGCCCAGACGCCGACTGATTCAGGATCTTTTGATGCACAATGGTGCCATAGTGCTCTTTTTTTGCGGCAGCAATAGCTGATGAATTGTTCCAGAAATCGATCCCGTTTACGGATTCATAATTCATCCAGATGCCTACGTGATGCGGATGGTCGGTACTTTCACCGGGGATGGGCTTTACCGGGAATCCTCTGGTAACCGTGATCCCTCCAAGTGTATTTACTGGATACAGAAAGGGCTTGGCAATACTGTCTGTATAGCAGTAGGCGGTCAGCAGTTGCCCGTTATACAAAATATCTATCTGTTTCTGAGCAGGACGGGAGATCAGTTCGAAACCGTTCCGGGTGGTTTGTGCGGCCACTGTTGTGCAAGCAAAAAATGAGAACAGGACAAGGAGACTTTTTTTCATATGATGCTTTTAAAGAATCGTGAAGGAGTTCAAAGATAAGAAAGGCCAACAAAGAGGAGAAATGAAAACTGCGGCTTACCATTTTCACCTGGTGACCGCAGTTTTCTGTGGTGGATATTGGATCAGAAGCGGTAGCTGACACTGAACCGGATGTTGCGCGGCGGTTCCGTTTGGTAATAATAGGCCGGTTTTACCGAGCTCCAGTCACCATATACGGCAGGCAGCTCGTAATAGGAGCCGGTGTACAGATAGCTGTTAAGTACGTTGAACAGATTTAACGTAAAGCGGTACCGGTCCTGTGTATAAAATAACCCGGCATCCAGCTTGAAGTAATCCGGCAACTGCTGACCCTGTGTGGACCAGCCGGTGTGCCGGCCGATCAATGAGGTAAATCCTCCAGAAATACCCAGGCCCTGTAGTATTCCTTGTTGCAGCTCATAAGAGAGCCAGGCATTGGAAGTATGTTTTGCATAGCCAGGTATGATCGTTCCTACGGTATAGCTACCCGCTGCCCCCGACGAAACTTTGGTAATCAGACTTTCCGTAAAGGCATAGTTAGCCATAGCGGTGAATCCGGGAAGGATGCTGCCTCTTGCGTCGAATTCGATACCCCGGGCCGTTTTTTCTCCGAGAACAATGCTGGTGGGCTGATTGGGATTAGGCGCATTAGGATCGGCTGTCAGCTCGTTTTGCTTTAAGATACGGTATACAGACAGTGTGGTCAGCCACCGGTCGTGAAGCCAGCTTTTCTTGATCCCCAGCTCCATGTTATTGCCGGTGATGGGTTTTATTTTACCTCCGTTGCTGAGTGTACCCGATTGCGGAATAAATGCCTGGTCATATAAGCCATATACAGACAGGTTTTTGCTAACTGAATAACTAAGACCGGTTCGGGGGGTAAAATGCCTTGCCTTCGAATAGTTGGTCCCCGTTCCATAGATCTGGCTCACGTCAGTATAGCGGCCGGCAAGGGTCCATCGCAAACGGTCCTGAAAGAAAGCCAGCTCATCTTGTATATATACGCTGGAATACCGCTGTGTCTGGATTCCTCCCGCTGCAATAGCCCGTTCTTCTAACGGTTTGCTTCGGTCAAATTCCGGGTAGCCATTTACCGGAATGTTATAATCCGGATGTGCGGGATCAAATAATGCTCCTATGGAATCGAGATTATGTGATTGTCCCCAGTCTGCATAATATTTTTTATTAGCGGCATCCACACCCGTCAGCACGTGGTGCCGGATGCTGCCGGTGTGAAATGCTCCGTTTAAGAATACCTGTCCCAGTGCCATATTGCTTTTGGCGTCCCAGATACCAACATTGCGGATCAGGTGGCCGGTAATGGAATCCATCATGGATGGCCAGGAACTCATACCTGCCTGGTTGTAGTTAAAATAAGCACCTTGTGCGGTAATCTTCCAGTTGGTATTAAACGCATGCTCAAACGTAAGGTATCCGCTTTGATCATTGATGCGGGTGGGTGGCAGGCCGGGATTGGTAAAGCTGAGGTTGCGCGGATAAGTGCCATACCCGGATTTAGAGAAGATGTAATACGATCCAACCTCCGTCATCTTTGCAAACTGGCCATTATACTCCAGTGTTAGCTTGGTGTTTGGGTCGAGCTGATAAGAGATCACGGGTGCCAGCACATACCGGTTGTTGTATTCAAAATCACGGTGCGCACCGCGGTTCTGTGCTGCCATGTTCAACCGGTATAAAATTTTTTTGTCTTTGCTAAGCGATCCGTCAAGGTCAAGACTGCCCCGGTAAAGGTCGAAGCTGCCCATGGTAAGATCGATAGCTCCTTTGGTGGTGCCCGTGGGTTTTTTGGTAACGATATTATATAGGCCGCTGGGATCTCCATTGGCCAGCATAAACCCTGCAGGACCTTTTACAAACTCCACCCGGTCTACAAAACTCATGTCTTCAGTAAGCGGCCCCCAGTACGAAGCCACTACGTTAAAGCCATTTCGAAACGCCTGTATCTGGGAGCCGCGTGTGGTAATATTGGCATAGAGATCGCCCCAATGCTCAATCCGTGTAGTGCCGCTTACGTTCCGTACCAGTCCATCACTCATGCTGATCGTCTGCTGCTGTGCCAGGGTGGTCTGGTCAATCACCTGTATGTTTTGTGGCGTTTCAAGCAACGGGGTTTTCAGGCGCAAACTTACCGAAGCGTGTTCGATACTCTTACGCGCATTTACAAATACCGCGTCCAGCTGTTGGGCCGTTTCGTTAATTACAAAATCGGCTTTAAGCGTTGTTCCTTTTGCGAGGGTGATGTTTTTTTGCTGGGTGGTGGTTTCGGCAGCCGAGAGCAACAGGGTCCAGGATCCCGGTTTGATATTTTTGATTTCATAGAATCCCCGGTCATCACTTTGTACGGCATGTGGTGTGCCCTCAACGGTGACGGTGATATAGGGCGCAGGCTTTCCATCGGAGGTGGTAACGAAGCCCTGTATTTTTCCGGACTGGGCAAAAAGGGGCGCAACGGTCAAAAAGAGGAGTATTGATAATAATGTGTGCTTCTGTTTCATAATCGTTCTGCATTAAGAAGCGCAAATCTATTTTACAGTAAAAAGGATCGTTTACGCTATCGGGAAAAAGAAAGCGCGGGCCGTTTTTATTACATTGAGATTACAATTGAAGAAACGGATGGGCACCCATCGCATAGATGAGCTCGTCTGAAGAATGACGGGAATAGCTATGATTGATTGTGCAGCAAGCCCTCACGGTAATCCCCGCCGGACTGGAGATGTCAGCAGCGGCTCGTAGTATGGTTTTGCGCATGTCTTCGATTTCAACAGGTGCCAAGTGACCCGCTGCCGCTATTATTCGTACAACAAAAAGAAGAGACCACCGTGAGGTGGTCTCTTTATCATTCAGCATACAATAAATCCTGATTAGTGATGCTCCGGCTGCACTTTTACAGCGGATCCTGTTTTGCTTTTTCTCAATCCACCTCTCAGATCCACCAATACTGGTGCCGCTACAAAGATAGAAGAGTAAACCCCGGTTATCACCCCGATCAACATCGCAAAGGCGAATCCTCTAACGGCTTCCCCGCCAAATATGAACAGGATCAATACCGTAATAAATACAGTAAAGGAGGTCATAACAGTACGGCTCAACGTGTCGTTAATGGCTTTATTCACCAATGTTTTCTGGTCCATATTCGGGTATAGTCTTCCGTCTTCACGGATCCGGTCAAATACCACCACGGTATCATTCATTGAGAAACCAATCACCGTAAGAATGGCCGCAATGAAATGCTGGTCAATTTCGAGCGGGAAAGGTACCCAGTCTCTTGCATAAGAGAACACGATCAATGTTACCAATGCATCGTGCAGCAGCGAGAAGATGGTTCCCAGCGAATATCTCCAGTCGCGGAAACGAAGGAAGATGTATACGAAGATGGCCAGTATCGCCAGCACGGTGGCAGTAACCGCACCTCTTTTCAAATCATCGGAGATCGTTGGCAATACCTTCTTGGTACCCATTTTATATTGCGTGTCAAACTGTTCAAATGTAGTACCCTGCGGCAGGTGATTTTTTAACCCGCCAAACAGTTTATGAGCTACGATCGAATCTGCTTTTGTGGTATTCGGATCCGTGATCAGGTAAGATGTGGTAATATCCAGCGCACTGGCATCACCTACGGTTTTGATAAACGGATTCTCATTGTCAAACGCAGCTTTTACATCGTCGCGCACTTTTTCTACATCTACTTTTTTACCAAAATCGATCCGGTAAGAACGTCCGCCGTTGAATTCCACACCATAGTCGAACCCGTGGAAGATGGTGCCGATGGATAATAGCAGGATCACTACTGATATACCATAAGCTACTTTACGGAACTCGATAAATTTAAAGGCACTGTGTTTGAAGATGCTGCGGCTCAGGCCGGTGAAGTATTTCAGGTGATGATTTTTGTTGGTGAACCAATCGGTAACCCAACGGCTTACCAGGATACCGCAGAACAGGGAGAGTAACAATCCCAAGATCTGTGTAGTGGCAAAACCTTTTACCGGTCCAAGCCCGAAATAATACAGGATAAAGGCGGTGATGAGCGTGGTTACGTG
It encodes the following:
- a CDS encoding DUF6807 domain-containing protein, producing the protein MKKSLLVLFSFFACTTVAAQTTRNGFELISRPAQKQIDILYNGQLLTAYCYTDSIAKPFLYPVNTLGGITVTRGFPVKPIPGESTDHPHHVGIWMNYESVNGIDFWNNSSAIAAAKKEHYGTIVHQKILNQSASGRKATLGVTATWVNQAQETFLNEHTTYFFEIKDNRFYITRKTTLTALRNPVVFKDVKDGFFAIRLAKELEMPSATSKSFTDDKGNITTVPAPGTGVPTGMYYASNGKTGDAVWSSQGTWAMLKGKKDGASVTIAMFDHPSNTGYPTYWHARGYGLFALNPLGRAVFSNGRDSLNLVLQPGRSQTFTYRIVIAQQDLTIPEAAAMDAAFKQSRY
- a CDS encoding TonB-dependent receptor is translated as MKQKHTLLSILLFLTVAPLFAQSGKIQGFVTTSDGKPAPYITVTVEGTPHAVQSDDRGFYEIKNIKPGSWTLLLSAAETTTQQKNITLAKGTTLKADFVINETAQQLDAVFVNARKSIEHASVSLRLKTPLLETPQNIQVIDQTTLAQQQTISMSDGLVRNVSGTTRIEHWGDLYANITTRGSQIQAFRNGFNVVASYWGPLTEDMSFVDRVEFVKGPAGFMLANGDPSGLYNIVTKKPTGTTKGAIDLTMGSFDLYRGSLDLDGSLSKDKKILYRLNMAAQNRGAHRDFEYNNRYVLAPVISYQLDPNTKLTLEYNGQFAKMTEVGSYYIFSKSGYGTYPRNLSFTNPGLPPTRINDQSGYLTFEHAFNTNWKITAQGAYFNYNQAGMSSWPSMMDSITGHLIRNVGIWDAKSNMALGQVFLNGAFHTGSIRHHVLTGVDAANKKYYADWGQSHNLDSIGALFDPAHPDYNIPVNGYPEFDRSKPLEERAIAAGGIQTQRYSSVYIQDELAFFQDRLRWTLAGRYTDVSQIYGTGTNYSKARHFTPRTGLSYSVSKNLSVYGLYDQAFIPQSGTLSNGGKIKPITGNNMELGIKKSWLHDRWLTTLSVYRILKQNELTADPNAPNPNQPTSIVLGEKTARGIEFDARGSILPGFTAMANYAFTESLITKVSSGAAGSYTVGTIIPGYAKHTSNAWLSYELQQGILQGLGISGGFTSLIGRHTGWSTQGQQLPDYFKLDAGLFYTQDRYRFTLNLFNVLNSYLYTGSYYELPAVYGDWSSVKPAYYYQTEPPRNIRFSVSYRF